A window of the Oryza brachyantha chromosome 5, ObraRS2, whole genome shotgun sequence genome harbors these coding sequences:
- the LOC102700990 gene encoding protein IQ-DOMAIN 1, which yields MGKKGKWFGAVKKVFSPESKEKKEERLRRKLAASNPNPPDLTPSASLEVNVSVPPPPAPAPVQQTEEVKVHEVEQEQSKHVTVEAVPDTVPPPVPIPAQTSALPLGVSREEQAAIKIQTAFRGYLARRALRALRGLVRLKSLVEGNSVKRQAASTLRCMQTLARVQSQIRSRRLKMSEENQALQRQLLLKQELESLRMGEQWDDSTQSKEQIEASLISRQEAAVRRERALAYAFSHQWKSTSRSVNPMFVDPNNPQWGWSWLERWMAAKPWEGRAGTDKESNIDRASVKSASLNLGEGEITKAFNRRGSKPDKSSPTTPKLARPASRQSPSTPTAKVSPILAKKKPATPKNGLSHVDDDARSVFSVQSERPRRHSIATSTVRDDESLASSPSVPSYMAPTKSARAKLRLQGSVVTDGAETPEKGGGGGGGSVGSVKKKLSFQAGMVPPSPMRRHSGPPKVEGVVKDIAEPPQPEALVINGGSK from the exons ATGGGGAAGAAGGGGAAGTGGTTTGGAGCTGTCAAGAAGGTGTTCAGCCCAGAATCcaaggagaagaaggaggag AGGCTGAGGAGGAAATTAGCAGCTAGCAACCCAAACCCACCAGATCTAACCCCTTCTGCTTCTCTGGAAGTCAATGTTTCGGTGCCACCCCCTCCAGCTCCTGCACCTGTTCAACAGACTGAAGAGGTTAAGGTCCATGAAGTTGAGCAGGAGCAAAGCAAGCATGTTACTGTGGAGGCAGTTCCTGATACTGTCCCTCCCCCTGTCCCCATCCCCGCACAGACATCGGCATTGCCGTTGGGTGTATCAAGGGAAGAGCAAGCTGCAATCAAGATCCAGACTGCCTTCCGAGGTTACCTG GCAAGAAGGGCATTACGAGCTCTGAGGGGACTTGTCAGATTGAAGTCACTGGTTGAAGGTAACTCGGTTAAGCGTCAAGCTGCAAGCACTCTGCGCTGCATGCAGACTCTAGCACGGGTGCAGTCACAGATACGATCAAGGAGGCTGAAGATGTCTGAAGAGAATCAGGCCCTCCAGCGGCAGCTCCTACTGAAACAGGAACTGGAGAGTTTGAGG ATGGGGGAGCAGTGGGATGACAGCACTCAGTCCAAGGAGCAAATCGAGGCAAGTCTTATAAGCAGGCAAGAGGCTGCAGTAAGAAGAGAGAGGGCGCTGGCGTATGCATTTTCGCATCAG TGGAAGAGCACTTCAAGGTCTGTGAACCCAATGTTTGTAGACCCTAACAACCCACAGTGGGGCTGGAGCTGGTTGGAACGCTGGATGGCAGCGAAGCCCTGGGAGGGCCGTGCCGGGACCGACAAGGAGAGCAACATTGACCGCGCATCGGTGAAGAGTGCAAGCCTGAACCTTGGAGAGGGTGAGATCACAAAAGCATTCAACCGAAGGGGATCCAAGCCGGACAAGTCATCACCGACGACTCCAAAGCTGGCCCGTCCGGCCTCCCGCCAATCCCCATCAACTCCGACAGCAAAGGTGTCACCCATCCTTGCGAAGAAGAAGCCCGCGACACCGAAGAACGGGCTCTCGCACGTCGATGACGACGCGAGGAGCGTGTTCAGCGTCCAGTCTGAGCGACCGAGGAGGCACAGCATAGCCACCTCGACGGTgcgcgacgacgagagcctcGCGAGCTCCCCGTCTGTGCCAAGCTACATGGCTCCCACGAAATCTGCAAGAGCTAAGCTGCGGCTCCAGGGATCAGTGGTTACTGATGGTGCAGAGACACCGGAGaaaggcggaggaggaggaggaggctctGTTGGTTCAGTGAAGAAGAAGCTGTCCTTCCAAGCTGGAATGGTGCCGCCGTCTCCGATGAGGCGGCATTCTGGACCTCCCAAGGTGGAGGGTGTGGTGAAGGACATTGCTGAACCTCCACAGCCAGAGGCCCTGGTGATCAATGGTGGAAGCAAGTGA
- the LOC102699311 gene encoding exonuclease V, chloroplastic, giving the protein MPSAAAADSPPATASEIAELPDVPVEIVSDEEMAIIEAALSAAAAAARPVVFSAARRAVSLSCAAYKFAASSGGDIEDSPPPPPPRGSLLARFRDRRALAVTDITATEWCEKQMEFVLEHGRPERTQAMKAGSERHAQLEQEVIERADVTVRSLEELWAVKFMNFIMGANQLMLEGITRELPVIGLVEGSWMTGVIDELRMPPDAISLHPILVDTKTRFKPTVPSEAQKRNGRLQVMCYKYLWDNLIGEKFPADNFFSYFDLDPSYLLSDDIKQFIRFSGLNAKTFEDVVKYFKVTCHTLARSQEQLLLRYELQADNSLLEEYQFSYDAGWFKDQIQEVLSFWRGSREPRYVSEEERWKCSFCKFANNCPLNASTSRCC; this is encoded by the exons atgccctccgccgccgccgccgattcGCCCCCTGCGACAGCGAGTGAGATAGCAGAGCTCCCCGATGTCCCCGTCGAGATCGTCAGCGACGAGGAGATGGCGATCATCGaggccgcgctctccgccgccgccgcagctgcaCGGCCGGTCGTcttctccgccgcccgccgcgccgtctcGCTCTCCTGCGCGGCCTACAAGTTCGCCGCTTCCTCCGGCGGCGACATCGAGGACTCGCCCccgccccctccgccgcggGGGTCGCTGCTCGCGCGGTTCCGCGAccgccgcgcgctcgccgtcaCCGACATCACCGCCACG GAATGGTGCGAGAAGCAGATGGagttcgtgctcgagcacGGCAGGCCGGAAAGGACTCAGGCCATGAAGGCCGGCTCCGAGCGCCATGCGCAGCTCGAGCAAGAG GTTATTGAGAGAGCAGATGTCACAGTTAGATCCTTGGAAGAATTGTGGGCAGTGAAATTCATGAACTTCATCATGGGAGCAAACCAGTTAATGTTGGAGGGCATCACTCGGGAACTCCCCGT GATTGGGCTCGTTGAAGGTTCATGGATGACAGGTGTTATTGATGAACTCCGAATGCCTCCGGATGCCATTTCACTTCATCCTATCCTGGTGGATACAAAGACACGTTTCAAGCCAACAGTTCCCTCAGAAGCACAAAAAAGAAACGGAAG GCTCCAGGTGATGTGTTACAAGTATTTATGGGACAATTTGATTGGTGAAAAATTTCCAGCAGATAATTTCTTCAGCTATTTTGACCTGGACCCCAGTTACTTGTTATCAGATGACATCAAGCAATTCATCAGGTTCTCAGGATTGAATGCAAAG ACCTTTGAAGATGTCGTGAAATATTTCAAGGTCACCTGCCATACGTTAGCACGGTCTCAGGAACAGCTGCTTTTGAG ATATGAACTACAAGCAGATAATTCCCTTCTTGAAGAATACCAGTTCTCTTATGATGCTGGGTGGTTCAAGGATCAAATTCAGGAAGTTCTCAGCTTCTGGCGAGGATCTCGGGAGCCTAGGTATGTGAGTGAAGAAGAGAGGTGGAAATGCAGTTTctgcaaatttgcaaataatTGCCCTTTGAATGCTTCCACATCAAGGTGTTGCTGA
- the LOC102701264 gene encoding E3 SUMO-protein ligase SIZ1 isoform X3: MADLVSGCKDKLAYFRIKELKDILNQLGLPKQGKKQDLIDRVLALLSDEQGQRHHGWGRKNSLTKEAVAKIVDDTYSRKMQIQCAPDLATRSHSGSDFNFRPKEEAYDPFQPEAKVRCICSSTMVNDSMIQCEDQRCQVWQHLNCVIIPDKPGDSPEVPPIFYCELCRLSRADPFWTTSANPLPPVKFVSSGVANDGTSVPQSVEKSFQLSRSDRETVQRQEFDLQVWCMLLNDKVQFRMQWPQYAELHVNGISVRVVTRPGSQLLGINGRDDGPLITTCSREGTNKICLSRVDTRTFCFGVRIAKRRTVAQVLNLVPKEAEGESFEHALARVRRCLGGGDTAENADSDSDLEVVAESVTVNLRCPNSGSRMRIAGRFKPCIHMGCFDLETFVELNQRSRKWQCPICLKNYSLEHLMIDPYFNRITSLLRHCNEDVNEVDVKPDGSWRVKGDAATRELSQWHMPDGTLCNAQEDVKPVMQNGNEQMMEGTSDGQKPLIIGIKRNPNGIWEVSSKADDKKPSVVGNHMQNNSGLRALNNIVHMSNSPTSSYRDGEDPSVNQESNTDDRLQQQHNVADVIILSDSDEENEAMVCPPAVFDNTTTANGSGFPFTTNDPGYTERYQEDAGVGTSGLGLLSNNVDDFEINNWQMHPSYQQPEQGFQFFGNDADVHNTFVGSHNSFGIAPNDYSLDCNVGVEEASVTPALTVCRNSNEMHGSLVDNPLALAGDDPSLQIFLPSQPSSAPLQEELSERVNAPNGVQSDDWISLTLAAGGANEEPAPAEVNSQPQIPSTELHF, encoded by the exons ATGGCGGACCTGGTGTCTGGCTGCAAG GATAAACTGGCATACTTTAGAATAAAGGAACTCAAAGATATATTAAATCAGCTTGGCTTACCAAAGCAAGGAAAGAAGCAG GATCTTATTGATAGGGTGTTGGCACTGTTATCTGATGAGCAAG GTCAAAGGCATCATGGATGGGGAAGGAAAAATTCTCTCACCAAAGAGGCAGTGGCAAAAATTGTTGATGATACATACAG CAGGAAAATGCAAATCCAATGTGCTCCTGATCTAGCCACCAGGAGCCACAGCGGATCAGATTTCAATTTCAGGCCTAAAGAGGAAGCCTATGACCCTTTCCAGCCGGAGGCCAAAGTTCGCTGCATTTGCAGTAGCACAATGGTTAATGACAGCATGATCCAG TGTGAAGATCAGCGATGCCAAGTGTGGCAACATTTGAATTGTGTGATTATTCCAGATAAGCCTGGTGATAGCCCTGAAGTTCCACCCATTTTCTACTGTGAATTATGCCGACTGAGTCGGGCAGACCC ATTTTGGACCACTTCTGCAAATCCATTACCCCCAGTGAAATTCGTGTCATCTGGTGTTGCAAATGATGG AACAAGTGTACCTCAAAGTGTGGAGAAAAGCTTCCAGCTTTCTCGATCAGATAGAGAAACTGTCCAGAGACAAGAATTTGACCTCCAG GTTTGGTGCATGCTTTTGAATGACAAAGTTCAGTTCAGGATGCAATGGCCCCAATATGCAGAATTGCATGTTAATG GTATTTCAGTACGAGTAGTAACAAGACCTGGTTCTCAATTACTTGGGATAAATGGACGGGATGATGGGCCACTG ATAACCACATGCAGTAGAGAAGGAactaataaaatttgcttgtcAAGGGTTGATACTCGGACATTTTGCTTTGGTGTTCGAATTGCGAAGCGGAGGACTGTTGCTCAG GTTTTAAACTTAGTTCCAAAGGAAGCTGAAGGAGAGTCTTTCGAGCATGCTCTTGCTCGTGTTCGGCGCTGTCTCGGAGGTGGAGACACCGCAGAGAATGCTGATAGTGACAGTGATTTGGAAGTGGTTGCTGAGTCTGTTACAGTCAACCTTCGTTGCCCT AATAGTGGATCCAGAATGAGGATTGCTGGGAGATTCAAACCTTGCATTCACATGGGTTGTTTTGATCTTGAAACTTTTGTGGAACTGAATCAACGGTCCCGCAAG TGGCAATGTCCAATATGTTTAAAGAATTACTCTCTTGAGCACTTGATGATTGATCCTTACTTCAACAGGATTACTTCTCTG TTGCGCCACTGCAATGAGGATGTTAATGAAGTTGATGTCAAGCCTGACGGATCTTGGCGTGTGAAGGGTGATGCTGCAACTAGAGAATTATCTCAATGGCATATGCCTGATGGTACCCTTTGTAATGCTCAGGAAGATGTCAAACCTGTCATGCAAAATGGAAATGAACAGATGATGGAAGGTACTTCTGATGGACAGAAACCTTTGATAATTGGAATAAAGAGAAATCCAAATGGGATCTGGGAAGTTAGTAGTAAAGCAGATGACAAGAAGCCTTCTGTGGTTGGAAATCACATGCAGAACAATAGTGGGTTACGTGCTCTAAACAATATCGTGCATATGAGCAACAGCCCCACTAGTAGTTATAGAGATGGGGAAGACCCAAGTGTGAACCAAGAGAGCAATACAGACGATAGACTACAACAACAGCATAATGTCGCAGATGTCATTATTCTGAGTGATTCTGATGAAGAGAATGAAGCTATGGTTTGCCCGCCAGCTGTTTTTGACAATACTACCACTGCAAATGGTAGTGGTTTTCCTTTCACCACCAATGATCCTGGATATACTGAAAGATACCAGGAAGATGCTGGCGTTGGTACTAGTGGCCTTGGTTTATTGAGTAACAACGTTGATGATTTTGAGATAAATAACTGGCAAATGCACCCTTCTTATCAACAACCTGAACAAGGCTTCCAGTTTTTTGGCAATGATGCTGATGTTCATAATACTTTTGTTGGCTCACATAATTCGTTTGGCATAGCACCGAATGACTATTCTCTTGATTGTAATGTTGGTGTAGAGGAGGCTTCTGTAACTCCTGCTCTTACAGTCTGCCGGAATAGTAATGAAATGCATGGAAGTTTGGTCGATAACCCACTGGCTTTGGCTGGCGATGATCCATCCTTGCAAATTTTTCTTCCAAGTCAACCTTCTTCTGCTCCTCTTCAGGAAGAACTTAGCGAGCGTGTTAATGCACCAAATGGGGTTCAGTCTGATGATTGGATATCTCTTACACTCGCAGCAGGTGGTGCTAACGAAGAGCCTGCACCTGCTGAGGTCAATTCACAGCCACAAATTCCATCAACAGAG CTTCATTTCTGA
- the LOC102701264 gene encoding E3 SUMO-protein ligase SIZ1 isoform X1: protein MADLVSGCKDKLAYFRIKELKDILNQLGLPKQGKKQDLIDRVLALLSDEQGQRHHGWGRKNSLTKEAVAKIVDDTYSRKMQIQCAPDLATRSHSGSDFNFRPKEEAYDPFQPEAKVRCICSSTMVNDSMIQCEDQRCQVWQHLNCVIIPDKPGDSPEVPPIFYCELCRLSRADPFWTTSANPLPPVKFVSSGVANDGTSVPQSVEKSFQLSRSDRETVQRQEFDLQVWCMLLNDKVQFRMQWPQYAELHVNGISVRVVTRPGSQLLGINGRDDGPLITTCSREGTNKICLSRVDTRTFCFGVRIAKRRTVAQVLNLVPKEAEGESFEHALARVRRCLGGGDTAENADSDSDLEVVAESVTVNLRCPNSGSRMRIAGRFKPCIHMGCFDLETFVELNQRSRKWQCPICLKNYSLEHLMIDPYFNRITSLLRHCNEDVNEVDVKPDGSWRVKGDAATRELSQWHMPDGTLCNAQEDVKPVMQNGNEQMMEGTSDGQKPLIIGIKRNPNGIWEVSSKADDKKPSVVGNHMQNNSGLRALNNIVHMSNSPTSSYRDGEDPSVNQESNTDDRLQQQHNVADVIILSDSDEENEAMVCPPAVFDNTTTANGSGFPFTTNDPGYTERYQEDAGVGTSGLGLLSNNVDDFEINNWQMHPSYQQPEQGFQFFGNDADVHNTFVGSHNSFGIAPNDYSLDCNVGVEEASVTPALTVCRNSNEMHGSLVDNPLALAGDDPSLQIFLPSQPSSAPLQEELSERVNAPNGVQSDDWISLTLAAGGANEEPAPAEVNSQPQIPSTEARAEPLSDAASFLSTNIERRSGADLNPRRIENIFSHPRQPRSVRPRLCLSIDTDSE, encoded by the exons ATGGCGGACCTGGTGTCTGGCTGCAAG GATAAACTGGCATACTTTAGAATAAAGGAACTCAAAGATATATTAAATCAGCTTGGCTTACCAAAGCAAGGAAAGAAGCAG GATCTTATTGATAGGGTGTTGGCACTGTTATCTGATGAGCAAG GTCAAAGGCATCATGGATGGGGAAGGAAAAATTCTCTCACCAAAGAGGCAGTGGCAAAAATTGTTGATGATACATACAG CAGGAAAATGCAAATCCAATGTGCTCCTGATCTAGCCACCAGGAGCCACAGCGGATCAGATTTCAATTTCAGGCCTAAAGAGGAAGCCTATGACCCTTTCCAGCCGGAGGCCAAAGTTCGCTGCATTTGCAGTAGCACAATGGTTAATGACAGCATGATCCAG TGTGAAGATCAGCGATGCCAAGTGTGGCAACATTTGAATTGTGTGATTATTCCAGATAAGCCTGGTGATAGCCCTGAAGTTCCACCCATTTTCTACTGTGAATTATGCCGACTGAGTCGGGCAGACCC ATTTTGGACCACTTCTGCAAATCCATTACCCCCAGTGAAATTCGTGTCATCTGGTGTTGCAAATGATGG AACAAGTGTACCTCAAAGTGTGGAGAAAAGCTTCCAGCTTTCTCGATCAGATAGAGAAACTGTCCAGAGACAAGAATTTGACCTCCAG GTTTGGTGCATGCTTTTGAATGACAAAGTTCAGTTCAGGATGCAATGGCCCCAATATGCAGAATTGCATGTTAATG GTATTTCAGTACGAGTAGTAACAAGACCTGGTTCTCAATTACTTGGGATAAATGGACGGGATGATGGGCCACTG ATAACCACATGCAGTAGAGAAGGAactaataaaatttgcttgtcAAGGGTTGATACTCGGACATTTTGCTTTGGTGTTCGAATTGCGAAGCGGAGGACTGTTGCTCAG GTTTTAAACTTAGTTCCAAAGGAAGCTGAAGGAGAGTCTTTCGAGCATGCTCTTGCTCGTGTTCGGCGCTGTCTCGGAGGTGGAGACACCGCAGAGAATGCTGATAGTGACAGTGATTTGGAAGTGGTTGCTGAGTCTGTTACAGTCAACCTTCGTTGCCCT AATAGTGGATCCAGAATGAGGATTGCTGGGAGATTCAAACCTTGCATTCACATGGGTTGTTTTGATCTTGAAACTTTTGTGGAACTGAATCAACGGTCCCGCAAG TGGCAATGTCCAATATGTTTAAAGAATTACTCTCTTGAGCACTTGATGATTGATCCTTACTTCAACAGGATTACTTCTCTG TTGCGCCACTGCAATGAGGATGTTAATGAAGTTGATGTCAAGCCTGACGGATCTTGGCGTGTGAAGGGTGATGCTGCAACTAGAGAATTATCTCAATGGCATATGCCTGATGGTACCCTTTGTAATGCTCAGGAAGATGTCAAACCTGTCATGCAAAATGGAAATGAACAGATGATGGAAGGTACTTCTGATGGACAGAAACCTTTGATAATTGGAATAAAGAGAAATCCAAATGGGATCTGGGAAGTTAGTAGTAAAGCAGATGACAAGAAGCCTTCTGTGGTTGGAAATCACATGCAGAACAATAGTGGGTTACGTGCTCTAAACAATATCGTGCATATGAGCAACAGCCCCACTAGTAGTTATAGAGATGGGGAAGACCCAAGTGTGAACCAAGAGAGCAATACAGACGATAGACTACAACAACAGCATAATGTCGCAGATGTCATTATTCTGAGTGATTCTGATGAAGAGAATGAAGCTATGGTTTGCCCGCCAGCTGTTTTTGACAATACTACCACTGCAAATGGTAGTGGTTTTCCTTTCACCACCAATGATCCTGGATATACTGAAAGATACCAGGAAGATGCTGGCGTTGGTACTAGTGGCCTTGGTTTATTGAGTAACAACGTTGATGATTTTGAGATAAATAACTGGCAAATGCACCCTTCTTATCAACAACCTGAACAAGGCTTCCAGTTTTTTGGCAATGATGCTGATGTTCATAATACTTTTGTTGGCTCACATAATTCGTTTGGCATAGCACCGAATGACTATTCTCTTGATTGTAATGTTGGTGTAGAGGAGGCTTCTGTAACTCCTGCTCTTACAGTCTGCCGGAATAGTAATGAAATGCATGGAAGTTTGGTCGATAACCCACTGGCTTTGGCTGGCGATGATCCATCCTTGCAAATTTTTCTTCCAAGTCAACCTTCTTCTGCTCCTCTTCAGGAAGAACTTAGCGAGCGTGTTAATGCACCAAATGGGGTTCAGTCTGATGATTGGATATCTCTTACACTCGCAGCAGGTGGTGCTAACGAAGAGCCTGCACCTGCTGAGGTCAATTCACAGCCACAAATTCCATCAACAGAGGCAAGGGCTGAACCGTTGAGTGACGCTG CTTCATTTCTGAGCACAAACATTGAAAGACGTAGCGGAGCCGATTTAAATCCAAGAaggatagaaaatatattttctcatcCTCGCCAGCCTCGGTCTGTTAGGCCTCGACTCTGTTTATCAATAGATACTGATTCTGAATAG
- the LOC102701264 gene encoding E3 SUMO-protein ligase SIZ1 isoform X2, whose amino-acid sequence MADLVSGCKDKLAYFRIKELKDILNQLGLPKQGKKQDLIDRVLALLSDEQGQRHHGWGRKNSLTKEAVAKIVDDTYRKMQIQCAPDLATRSHSGSDFNFRPKEEAYDPFQPEAKVRCICSSTMVNDSMIQCEDQRCQVWQHLNCVIIPDKPGDSPEVPPIFYCELCRLSRADPFWTTSANPLPPVKFVSSGVANDGTSVPQSVEKSFQLSRSDRETVQRQEFDLQVWCMLLNDKVQFRMQWPQYAELHVNGISVRVVTRPGSQLLGINGRDDGPLITTCSREGTNKICLSRVDTRTFCFGVRIAKRRTVAQVLNLVPKEAEGESFEHALARVRRCLGGGDTAENADSDSDLEVVAESVTVNLRCPNSGSRMRIAGRFKPCIHMGCFDLETFVELNQRSRKWQCPICLKNYSLEHLMIDPYFNRITSLLRHCNEDVNEVDVKPDGSWRVKGDAATRELSQWHMPDGTLCNAQEDVKPVMQNGNEQMMEGTSDGQKPLIIGIKRNPNGIWEVSSKADDKKPSVVGNHMQNNSGLRALNNIVHMSNSPTSSYRDGEDPSVNQESNTDDRLQQQHNVADVIILSDSDEENEAMVCPPAVFDNTTTANGSGFPFTTNDPGYTERYQEDAGVGTSGLGLLSNNVDDFEINNWQMHPSYQQPEQGFQFFGNDADVHNTFVGSHNSFGIAPNDYSLDCNVGVEEASVTPALTVCRNSNEMHGSLVDNPLALAGDDPSLQIFLPSQPSSAPLQEELSERVNAPNGVQSDDWISLTLAAGGANEEPAPAEVNSQPQIPSTEARAEPLSDAASFLSTNIERRSGADLNPRRIENIFSHPRQPRSVRPRLCLSIDTDSE is encoded by the exons ATGGCGGACCTGGTGTCTGGCTGCAAG GATAAACTGGCATACTTTAGAATAAAGGAACTCAAAGATATATTAAATCAGCTTGGCTTACCAAAGCAAGGAAAGAAGCAG GATCTTATTGATAGGGTGTTGGCACTGTTATCTGATGAGCAAG GTCAAAGGCATCATGGATGGGGAAGGAAAAATTCTCTCACCAAAGAGGCAGTGGCAAAAATTGTTGATGATACATACAG GAAAATGCAAATCCAATGTGCTCCTGATCTAGCCACCAGGAGCCACAGCGGATCAGATTTCAATTTCAGGCCTAAAGAGGAAGCCTATGACCCTTTCCAGCCGGAGGCCAAAGTTCGCTGCATTTGCAGTAGCACAATGGTTAATGACAGCATGATCCAG TGTGAAGATCAGCGATGCCAAGTGTGGCAACATTTGAATTGTGTGATTATTCCAGATAAGCCTGGTGATAGCCCTGAAGTTCCACCCATTTTCTACTGTGAATTATGCCGACTGAGTCGGGCAGACCC ATTTTGGACCACTTCTGCAAATCCATTACCCCCAGTGAAATTCGTGTCATCTGGTGTTGCAAATGATGG AACAAGTGTACCTCAAAGTGTGGAGAAAAGCTTCCAGCTTTCTCGATCAGATAGAGAAACTGTCCAGAGACAAGAATTTGACCTCCAG GTTTGGTGCATGCTTTTGAATGACAAAGTTCAGTTCAGGATGCAATGGCCCCAATATGCAGAATTGCATGTTAATG GTATTTCAGTACGAGTAGTAACAAGACCTGGTTCTCAATTACTTGGGATAAATGGACGGGATGATGGGCCACTG ATAACCACATGCAGTAGAGAAGGAactaataaaatttgcttgtcAAGGGTTGATACTCGGACATTTTGCTTTGGTGTTCGAATTGCGAAGCGGAGGACTGTTGCTCAG GTTTTAAACTTAGTTCCAAAGGAAGCTGAAGGAGAGTCTTTCGAGCATGCTCTTGCTCGTGTTCGGCGCTGTCTCGGAGGTGGAGACACCGCAGAGAATGCTGATAGTGACAGTGATTTGGAAGTGGTTGCTGAGTCTGTTACAGTCAACCTTCGTTGCCCT AATAGTGGATCCAGAATGAGGATTGCTGGGAGATTCAAACCTTGCATTCACATGGGTTGTTTTGATCTTGAAACTTTTGTGGAACTGAATCAACGGTCCCGCAAG TGGCAATGTCCAATATGTTTAAAGAATTACTCTCTTGAGCACTTGATGATTGATCCTTACTTCAACAGGATTACTTCTCTG TTGCGCCACTGCAATGAGGATGTTAATGAAGTTGATGTCAAGCCTGACGGATCTTGGCGTGTGAAGGGTGATGCTGCAACTAGAGAATTATCTCAATGGCATATGCCTGATGGTACCCTTTGTAATGCTCAGGAAGATGTCAAACCTGTCATGCAAAATGGAAATGAACAGATGATGGAAGGTACTTCTGATGGACAGAAACCTTTGATAATTGGAATAAAGAGAAATCCAAATGGGATCTGGGAAGTTAGTAGTAAAGCAGATGACAAGAAGCCTTCTGTGGTTGGAAATCACATGCAGAACAATAGTGGGTTACGTGCTCTAAACAATATCGTGCATATGAGCAACAGCCCCACTAGTAGTTATAGAGATGGGGAAGACCCAAGTGTGAACCAAGAGAGCAATACAGACGATAGACTACAACAACAGCATAATGTCGCAGATGTCATTATTCTGAGTGATTCTGATGAAGAGAATGAAGCTATGGTTTGCCCGCCAGCTGTTTTTGACAATACTACCACTGCAAATGGTAGTGGTTTTCCTTTCACCACCAATGATCCTGGATATACTGAAAGATACCAGGAAGATGCTGGCGTTGGTACTAGTGGCCTTGGTTTATTGAGTAACAACGTTGATGATTTTGAGATAAATAACTGGCAAATGCACCCTTCTTATCAACAACCTGAACAAGGCTTCCAGTTTTTTGGCAATGATGCTGATGTTCATAATACTTTTGTTGGCTCACATAATTCGTTTGGCATAGCACCGAATGACTATTCTCTTGATTGTAATGTTGGTGTAGAGGAGGCTTCTGTAACTCCTGCTCTTACAGTCTGCCGGAATAGTAATGAAATGCATGGAAGTTTGGTCGATAACCCACTGGCTTTGGCTGGCGATGATCCATCCTTGCAAATTTTTCTTCCAAGTCAACCTTCTTCTGCTCCTCTTCAGGAAGAACTTAGCGAGCGTGTTAATGCACCAAATGGGGTTCAGTCTGATGATTGGATATCTCTTACACTCGCAGCAGGTGGTGCTAACGAAGAGCCTGCACCTGCTGAGGTCAATTCACAGCCACAAATTCCATCAACAGAGGCAAGGGCTGAACCGTTGAGTGACGCTG CTTCATTTCTGAGCACAAACATTGAAAGACGTAGCGGAGCCGATTTAAATCCAAGAaggatagaaaatatattttctcatcCTCGCCAGCCTCGGTCTGTTAGGCCTCGACTCTGTTTATCAATAGATACTGATTCTGAATAG